One window from the genome of Grus americana isolate bGruAme1 chromosome 2, bGruAme1.mat, whole genome shotgun sequence encodes:
- the GTPBP4 gene encoding GTP-binding protein 4, which yields MALYNFKKITVVPSAKDFIDLTLSKTQRKTPTVIHKHYQIHRIRHFYMRKVKYTQQNYHDRLTQILTDFPKLDDIHPFYADLMNVLYDKDHYKLALGQINIAKNLIDNVAKDYVRLMKYGDSLYRCKQLKRAALGRMCTIIKRQKQSLEYLEQVRQHLSRLPTIDPNTRTLLLCGYPNVGKSSFINKVTRADVEVQPYAFTTKSLFVGHMDYKYLRWQVVDTPGILDHPLEDRNTIEMQAITALAHLRAAVLYVMDVSEQCGHSLEEQVELFRNIKPLFANKPLIIVANKCDVKRIAELPEESQKIFETFEAEGFSVIETSTLTEEGVIQVKTEACDRLLAHRVDTKMKGNKVNEVLNRLHLAMPTKRDNKERLPFIPEGAVTRKKRMEVDTPKRKLERDLELEMGDDYVLDLQKYWDLMNSSEKYDKIPEIWEGHNILDYIDPDIMRKLEELEKEEELREAAGEYDSEPESEDEEMMEIRQLAQQIREKKRLKILQSKEKDTRGPRMPRTAKKVQRKVLEKEMTDLGLDMTNKDDAHYVRRSRSVTRKRKRDESETPKSVARSRSSSRTPRDVSGLRDEKMVKKVKIMAKKAQKKMNRLGRKGESDRHIFDLKPKHLLAGKRKSGKTQRR from the exons ATGGCGCTCTACAACTTCAAGAAGATTACGGTGGTGCCGTCCGCCAAG GACTTCATAGATCTGACATTGTCGAAGACTCAGCGGAAGACTCCAACTGTCATTCATAAACATTATCAAATCCATCGGATTCGACATTTTTACATGCGAAAAGTCAAATACACTCAACAAAATTACCATGATAGACTCACTCAGATCTTAACGGATTTCCCCAAATTAGAT GATATTCATCCTTTTTATGCAGACTTGATGAATGTTCTCTATGACAAAGATCACTACAAGCTGGCTTTGGGGCAGATTAATATTGCCAAGAATCTGATTGACAA CGTTGCTAAAGACTATGTGCGACTGATGAAATATGGTGATTCCCTTTACCGCTGCAAACAGCTGAAACGTGCTGCTCTGGGACGAATGTGCACGATTatcaaaagacagaaacagagCTTGGAATATTTGGAGCAAG tgCGACAACATTTGTCTCGTTTGCCAACCATCGATCCCAATACACGAACTCTTCTCTTGTGTGGCTACCCAAATGTTGGAAAATCTAGCTTTATAAATAAG GTTACAAGAGCAGATGTAGAAGTGCAGCCTTATGCCTTTACCACAAAATCTCTCTTTGTGGGACATATGGATTATAAGTATCTGCGTTGGCAG GTAGTAGATACTCCTGGTATTTTGGATCATCCTTTGGAGGATAGGAACACCATTGAGATGCAGGCTATAACTGCGCTTGCGCATCTTCGTGCTGCTGTGCTGTACGTGATGGATGTGTCTGAGCAGTGTGGGCATAGCCTAGAGGAGCAAGTAGAGCTCTTCAGAAACATTAAGCCATTGTTTGCTAACAAG ccACTTATAATTGTTGCGAACAAATGTGATGTGAAGAGAATTGCAGAACTTCCTGAAGAGAGTCAG aaaatatttgaaactttTGAAGCAGAAGGATTTTCTGTAATAGAGACAAGTACTCTAACAGAAGAAGGTGTAATCCAAGTTAAAACAGAG GCCTGTGACAGACTGCTAGCCCATCGTGTTGATactaaaatgaaaggaaataaagtgaATGAAGTATTGAACAGATTACACTTGGCCATGCCAACCAAAAGAGATAACAAG GAGCGGCTGCCTTTTATACCTGAGGGAGCAGTAACACGTAAGAAACGCATGGAAGTAGACACACCCAAGAGGAAATTG GAGAGAGATCTTGAACTTGAAATGGGAGATGATTATGTTTTGGATCTTCAGA AATACTGGGACTTAATGAATTCATCTGAAAAATATGATAAGATACCAGAGATATGGGAAGGTCATAATATACTGGACTACATTGATCCAGATATAATGAGA AAACTGGAAGAattggagaaagaggaagagctgAGAGAAGCTGCTGGAGAATATGACAGTGAACCAGAAAGTGAAGATGAAGAAATGATGGAAATACGACAGTTGGCACAACAGATCCGAGAAAAGAAGAGACTCAAAATCCTGcagtcaaaggaaaaagatactCGAGGTCCGAGGATGCCTAGAACAGCTAAAAAG GTCCAGCGGAAAGTGCTAGAGAAAGAAATGACTGATCTTGGACTCGACATGACTAATAAAGATGAC GCACATTATGTGAGAAGGTCCCGTAGTGTTACAAGGAAACGTAAACGTGATGAGTCTGAAACCCCGAAATCTGTGGCACGCAGTCGCAGCTCCTCTCGCACACCACGAGATGTTTCTGGTCTTCGTGATGAAAAG atggTGAAGAAGGTCAAGATTATGGCGAAGAAAgctcaaaagaaaatgaatcgCCTGGGCAGGAAAGGAGAGTCAGACAGACACATATTTGACTTGAAGCCAAAACATCTGCtggctggaaagagaaaatctgGTAAAACACAGAGAAGATAA